One region of Sulfurisphaera ohwakuensis genomic DNA includes:
- a CDS encoding MFS transporter, translating to MYYVIEVSFINRDLHKILENAKWTSIHSWAFISFSAGMALEAYIFGMSSIATNWVPVPKILESLLLSWAPLWLIIGIIVTGPLSDRLGRKRMFYLTMSLYAIGAIGIAFSYTYYLILLFLAMLLFAAGGEMNTIMVMSHEIMPRKHRSKAMFFEINFINFGGLLLAAVALSSAYSSTVFQRFMIGITAIIIAVILAYARQKIPESIRWLEDKGDITRAEEEIKKYFSQVETEEPRQINDDPIKDPKKLPPISLRLAVTTIIAAANTIGFGLMTYVLGPYFFPKLTAIILLVANSAEFLAGLGISPFADSISRKLTLLISLAGVVASTAAIYFTISLWTTNLILFWILLVILNVFTSINYLTEDTLKAEIWPTVKRGTYTAIVRFISIGAYIPTIFLTSGLSIYQYILFNLIVWTSGLIAAVVWFVKGIETGKGKSLSEIS from the coding sequence ATGTATTATGTTATTGAGGTGAGTTTTATAAACAGAGATTTACATAAAATTCTTGAAAATGCTAAATGGACTTCTATTCATAGTTGGGCTTTTATATCTTTCTCAGCGGGTATGGCACTTGAAGCTTATATTTTCGGTATGTCATCTATAGCAACAAATTGGGTTCCTGTACCTAAAATTCTTGAGAGTCTGTTATTAAGTTGGGCACCTCTCTGGCTAATAATAGGTATCATAGTAACCGGGCCTTTATCAGATAGGTTAGGTAGAAAAAGGATGTTTTATTTAACAATGTCGCTTTACGCCATAGGTGCCATAGGAATAGCCTTTTCCTATACCTATTACTTGATATTACTTTTTTTAGCAATGTTGCTTTTTGCTGCAGGTGGTGAGATGAATACTATAATGGTAATGAGCCATGAGATAATGCCAAGAAAACATAGGAGTAAAGCTATGTTTTTCGAGATAAATTTCATAAATTTTGGAGGTTTATTGCTAGCAGCTGTTGCATTAAGTAGTGCCTACTCAAGTACTGTATTTCAAAGGTTTATGATAGGTATTACCGCAATTATTATAGCTGTGATTTTAGCTTATGCCAGACAAAAAATTCCAGAGTCTATTAGATGGTTAGAAGATAAGGGAGATATAACTAGAGCAGAAGAGGAAATCAAAAAATATTTTAGCCAAGTGGAAACAGAGGAACCTAGACAAATAAATGATGATCCTATTAAAGATCCAAAGAAGTTGCCTCCAATCTCTCTAAGGCTTGCTGTTACTACGATTATAGCAGCAGCTAATACTATAGGTTTCGGGTTAATGACTTATGTTTTAGGTCCGTATTTCTTCCCGAAGTTAACCGCTATTATACTTCTCGTGGCTAATTCAGCTGAATTTTTAGCTGGACTAGGAATATCACCTTTCGCCGATAGTATATCTAGAAAATTAACCCTTTTAATTTCACTTGCTGGTGTAGTAGCCTCTACTGCTGCAATTTACTTTACTATATCTTTATGGACAACTAATTTAATCCTATTTTGGATTTTATTGGTTATCCTTAATGTATTCACTAGTATAAATTATCTAACAGAAGATACTCTCAAGGCAGAGATATGGCCTACAGTTAAGAGAGGAACGTACACTGCAATAGTTAGATTCATATCTATTGGAGCTTATATACCAACCATATTTTTAACCTCAGGATTATCGATATATCAATATATTTTATTTAACTTGATAGTGTGGACCTCAGGTCTCATAGCTGCAGTAGTATGGTTCGTAAAAGGTATAGAGACTGGCAAAGGTAAAAGTTTGAGTGAGATTTCATGA
- the fabG gene encoding 3-oxoacyl-ACP reductase FabG has product MGIELNGKIAIVTGASSGIGRAIAFKLAERGANLILGDVKIDELRKVAEEIIKETKVKVVPLYVNVGDFNSTKEFYNKGVSELGVDYVDILVNNAGINRDALFVKMTYEQWDEVIRVDLYSMFNMTKQVVEGMIRRNYGRIINMSSLSWLGNIGQANYSAAKAGVIGFTKTLARELAKYNITVNAICPGFIDTPMTRAVPEKVRQKIIERIPMGRIGQPEDVANLVAFLASDEASYITGEVIGVTGGLVL; this is encoded by the coding sequence ATGGGCATAGAATTAAACGGAAAAATAGCCATAGTTACTGGAGCCTCTAGTGGAATTGGTAGGGCTATAGCATTTAAATTAGCTGAGAGGGGCGCAAATCTAATCTTAGGGGATGTAAAAATTGATGAACTTAGAAAAGTAGCTGAGGAAATAATAAAAGAAACTAAAGTCAAAGTAGTACCTCTTTACGTTAATGTAGGAGATTTTAATTCAACAAAAGAATTCTATAACAAAGGTGTATCAGAGCTTGGAGTAGATTATGTAGACATTTTAGTGAATAATGCCGGGATAAATAGAGATGCATTGTTCGTTAAAATGACTTATGAACAATGGGATGAAGTAATTAGGGTAGATTTATACAGTATGTTCAACATGACTAAACAAGTAGTTGAGGGTATGATAAGGAGGAATTACGGAAGAATTATAAATATGTCATCATTAAGCTGGTTAGGAAACATAGGTCAAGCTAACTATTCAGCAGCAAAGGCTGGAGTAATAGGTTTTACTAAGACCTTAGCTAGAGAATTAGCTAAATATAATATAACGGTTAATGCAATTTGTCCGGGATTTATTGATACTCCAATGACCAGAGCAGTACCGGAAAAAGTAAGGCAGAAAATTATAGAGAGAATTCCAATGGGTAGAATAGGCCAACCAGAAGATGTAGCAAACTTAGTTGCATTTCTTGCATCAGATGAGGCCTCTTATATTACCGGAGAAGTTATAGGTGTTACCGGAGGGTTAGTTCTATAA
- a CDS encoding metallophosphoesterase family protein, which produces MGLFNRNKADSNKIGNLKILFTSDLHGSETAFRKFLNAALMVKADVLIIGGDLAGKSLVPIIELKDGKFKVENNLVGREGLEKIIKSYKSNGTYYTIVDEKGYEELSQNKKVLEEEFKRVMIERLEEWDRIAHEKLKDTKLVIYTNLGNDDPLYLFNVIKKSNRLVKTEDEVINLNGYEMISFGYVNPTPWKTPREMEEDDIYAHLKQMVEKIDNPRKAIFNLHAPPFGSNLDNAPLLDNNLKPVVRGGEMVFTHVGSKAVRKIEEEYVPLIGLHGHIHESRGFDKVNNTLVINPGSNYNAGMLQAAYIVLENDRVKSHQFIIG; this is translated from the coding sequence ATGGGTTTATTTAACAGAAATAAAGCTGACTCTAATAAAATTGGAAACTTAAAGATACTTTTTACTAGTGATCTACATGGATCCGAAACCGCGTTTAGAAAATTCTTAAATGCGGCATTGATGGTTAAAGCTGATGTCCTAATTATTGGAGGAGATTTGGCTGGGAAATCTTTAGTACCAATAATTGAGTTGAAGGATGGAAAGTTTAAAGTTGAAAATAATTTAGTAGGTAGAGAAGGCTTAGAAAAGATAATTAAAAGTTATAAAAGTAACGGAACATATTATACTATTGTAGACGAGAAAGGCTATGAAGAACTAAGCCAAAACAAGAAAGTATTAGAAGAAGAGTTCAAGAGAGTTATGATTGAAAGATTAGAGGAATGGGATAGAATAGCGCATGAAAAATTGAAGGATACCAAGCTTGTTATCTATACTAACTTAGGAAATGATGATCCACTTTATCTGTTTAATGTAATTAAAAAGAGCAATAGATTAGTTAAAACCGAAGATGAAGTAATAAATCTGAACGGATATGAGATGATATCATTCGGGTATGTAAATCCTACACCTTGGAAAACTCCTAGAGAGATGGAGGAAGACGACATTTATGCTCACTTAAAACAAATGGTTGAAAAAATAGATAATCCAAGGAAAGCAATTTTTAATTTGCATGCACCTCCATTTGGATCTAATCTAGATAATGCACCGCTTCTTGATAATAATCTAAAACCTGTAGTAAGAGGAGGGGAAATGGTTTTTACACACGTAGGATCTAAAGCAGTAAGAAAAATTGAAGAGGAATACGTACCTTTAATAGGTTTACATGGGCATATCCATGAATCTAGGGGATTTGATAAAGTAAATAATACACTTGTTATAAATCCAGGTAGTAATTATAACGCAGGCATGCTTCAAGCTGCATATATAGTGTTAGAAAATGATAGAGTTAAATCTCATCAATTTATTATAGGATAG
- a CDS encoding AMP-binding protein, which yields MKYTRGEELEELRHTKPVIEIIPSDDPIAIDYFGTKITYRELNLMIDSVASQLDINKGDVVIITMQNIPQFIITEFAVWKKGGIVLPVNPSYTEKELDYIIENSEAKLMIRSCEAINTKKIRTITTNPETFHEIPSELKAKWKIIDCEEELDFKSLHHEKVNVSPNDLALLVYTSGTTGKPKGVPITHKNIYASSIIYKHWFKFTEKDKVLGIAPFFHITGQIFHITTPLISGSEIVISYRFDPTLALRDVEEKKTTITMAVATAYRAMLNEYKGEDLSSMRLWSSGGMPMPRMLEIEWKKKIGQWIYMAWGLTETTSPATLWPYPYNGELPVDPETGIVSSGIPVYNTEISIAEDGEVLVRGPQVVSGYWKMEKFRDGWLPTGDIGKIIDGWVYIIDRKKDIINASGFKIMPREVEEVIYMHPAVSEVAVVGLPDQYRGETVAAFIKLKDDYTPSEKVEEEIISLCRKNLAPYKVPKIIRFVNEIPKTPSGKIMRRVFRNERT from the coding sequence ATGAAATATACAAGAGGTGAAGAGTTAGAAGAATTAAGACATACTAAACCAGTTATAGAAATAATTCCTTCTGACGACCCTATAGCTATAGACTATTTCGGTACAAAGATAACGTATAGAGAATTGAACCTAATGATAGATTCTGTGGCTTCACAACTTGACATAAATAAAGGAGATGTTGTGATTATTACAATGCAAAATATTCCGCAGTTCATTATCACTGAGTTTGCAGTATGGAAAAAAGGAGGAATAGTATTGCCGGTAAATCCCTCTTATACAGAGAAGGAATTAGACTATATAATAGAAAACTCTGAAGCTAAGTTAATGATAAGGTCTTGTGAGGCTATTAACACAAAAAAGATAAGGACTATAACTACTAATCCAGAAACGTTCCATGAAATTCCTAGTGAATTGAAAGCCAAATGGAAAATAATTGATTGTGAAGAAGAATTAGACTTCAAATCGTTACATCATGAGAAAGTTAATGTTTCTCCTAATGATCTAGCCTTATTAGTATATACCTCTGGAACCACTGGGAAACCTAAGGGAGTACCTATAACACATAAAAATATTTATGCTTCATCTATAATATACAAACACTGGTTTAAGTTTACTGAAAAAGATAAAGTTCTGGGAATAGCACCTTTCTTTCATATTACCGGTCAGATCTTTCACATCACAACACCATTAATCTCGGGAAGTGAGATAGTGATTTCATACAGGTTTGATCCAACTTTAGCTTTAAGAGATGTCGAGGAAAAGAAGACTACAATAACAATGGCTGTAGCAACTGCATATAGAGCTATGCTCAATGAGTATAAGGGAGAAGATCTCTCAAGCATGAGACTTTGGTCTTCTGGAGGGATGCCTATGCCCAGAATGCTTGAAATTGAATGGAAGAAAAAAATAGGACAGTGGATTTACATGGCCTGGGGTCTTACGGAGACTACTTCTCCCGCAACTTTATGGCCTTATCCCTATAATGGTGAACTACCAGTAGATCCAGAGACGGGAATAGTAAGTTCCGGTATACCGGTTTATAATACTGAGATAAGTATAGCTGAAGATGGTGAAGTTTTAGTCAGAGGACCTCAAGTTGTTTCAGGTTATTGGAAGATGGAGAAATTTAGAGATGGTTGGCTCCCCACAGGAGATATAGGCAAGATAATTGATGGTTGGGTTTATATTATAGATAGAAAGAAGGATATAATTAACGCTTCTGGATTTAAGATTATGCCTAGAGAAGTGGAAGAAGTAATTTACATGCATCCAGCTGTAAGTGAAGTAGCAGTAGTAGGTTTACCAGATCAATATAGAGGTGAAACAGTTGCAGCATTTATAAAGCTAAAGGATGATTATACGCCAAGCGAAAAAGTTGAGGAGGAGATTATATCTTTATGTAGAAAAAATCTAGCACCATATAAAGTGCCAAAAATTATTAGATTTGTTAATGAGATTCCAAAGACACCATCGGGAAAGATTATGAGAAGAGTTTTCAGAAATGAAAGAACATAA
- a CDS encoding type II toxin-antitoxin system VapC family toxin, whose product MRVVASREVFHELYYVLRNMNLSLQDILLKLGALKSIPNIEWIPTTVNMDLLAISSTHQYGISSVFDSYYVASCLLYDKDKTIISTDHVFDKVAGIKRIDPGDFLK is encoded by the coding sequence TTGAGAGTAGTAGCTTCTAGAGAAGTATTTCATGAACTTTATTATGTTTTAAGGAATATGAATTTATCTCTACAAGATATACTCCTAAAACTTGGTGCATTAAAAAGCATACCTAACATAGAATGGATTCCTACTACCGTAAATATGGATCTTCTCGCAATATCTTCGACGCATCAATACGGTATATCCTCAGTATTCGATTCTTATTATGTAGCATCTTGCTTATTATACGATAAGGATAAGACCATAATTTCCACAGATCACGTATTCGATAAAGTAGCTGGAATCAAAAGAATAGACCCAGGGGATTTTTTAAAGTGA
- a CDS encoding M20/M25/M40 family metallo-hydrolase produces MLTEEEKQYALKKYVEFLQHPSISATCEGIRETASWLKEFMEELGIKATIEETGGHPVVYGEANNGGDKTLLVYNHYDVQPVDPLNEWKYPPFSATIENGYIYGRGASDNKGVLIARLIAFSKYKGNLNFKFLVEGEEEIGSVNLPNYVERKKPKADAVIMEGAGLDIRGRPMIVLGVKGLLYVQLTVRTASRDIHSSNAPIVYNPVWELIKILNEIYDGERVKLKGFYNDIEPLSDEMKELIAKLDIDMEELRKSLGAYKLKSDIRALYTEPTCNIDGIYSGYVGRGSKTIVPAYAFAKIDFRLVPNQDPKKVFSSLLEVVKDRAEVEVFGMEKPVRTSPNAKVVKAMINSAKKVYLLDPVIIPNSAGTQPMGVFYDLGIREIVSAIGVGTPSSNAHAPNENVKLENFYKAIEHAYEFFNEYSSV; encoded by the coding sequence ATGCTAACTGAAGAGGAGAAACAGTACGCATTAAAGAAGTACGTGGAATTCTTACAACACCCTTCAATCTCTGCAACTTGTGAGGGAATAAGGGAAACGGCTTCGTGGCTCAAAGAATTCATGGAAGAATTAGGAATAAAGGCCACTATAGAAGAAACTGGAGGGCATCCAGTAGTTTACGGTGAGGCTAATAATGGGGGTGATAAGACGCTACTAGTATACAATCACTATGACGTCCAACCTGTAGATCCCCTAAATGAGTGGAAATACCCTCCCTTTTCAGCTACAATAGAAAATGGTTATATTTACGGTAGAGGGGCATCAGATAATAAAGGAGTGTTAATTGCAAGACTAATAGCGTTTTCAAAATACAAGGGGAACTTAAACTTCAAATTCCTAGTTGAGGGTGAGGAGGAAATAGGTAGTGTAAACTTACCAAATTACGTGGAAAGGAAAAAGCCCAAAGCGGATGCAGTGATCATGGAAGGAGCAGGGTTAGATATTAGGGGTAGACCAATGATAGTGTTGGGAGTTAAGGGACTACTATACGTCCAACTGACAGTAAGGACTGCTAGTAGGGATATTCATTCTTCAAATGCACCGATAGTTTATAATCCCGTATGGGAGCTGATCAAAATTTTAAACGAGATATACGACGGTGAGAGGGTAAAGCTTAAGGGGTTTTATAACGATATAGAGCCTTTAAGTGATGAGATGAAGGAACTTATCGCTAAGCTTGATATAGATATGGAGGAGTTAAGAAAATCATTGGGGGCTTATAAACTTAAGAGTGACATAAGGGCATTATATACTGAGCCTACATGTAACATAGACGGTATTTATTCTGGTTATGTTGGTAGGGGGAGCAAGACTATAGTCCCAGCATACGCCTTTGCTAAGATCGACTTTAGGTTAGTCCCGAATCAAGACCCTAAAAAAGTCTTTTCATCACTCCTTGAAGTAGTTAAGGATAGAGCTGAGGTTGAAGTTTTTGGAATGGAGAAGCCAGTTAGGACAAGTCCTAACGCTAAGGTAGTCAAAGCGATGATTAATTCAGCTAAAAAGGTTTACTTACTTGACCCAGTTATAATTCCCAATTCTGCTGGTACTCAGCCCATGGGGGTATTTTACGACTTGGGAATAAGGGAGATTGTAAGCGCTATAGGTGTTGGGACTCCTTCATCTAATGCTCATGCTCCTAATGAGAACGTTAAATTGGAGAACTTTTACAAGGCCATTGAACATGCCTATGAGTTCTTTAACGAATACTCGTCAGTTTAA
- a CDS encoding PaREP1 family protein, which yields MEVTKPWIDDKKYKQDRLTEAKYEAELAKRFLENGLFRNAAGKAFQAWKALLAAISVDYVQELSKYFKGKKRMRDGRIVNYAEWIIAVMPTSKMSSVAQILDSIIGNDIEAYTDIAIKLHEFQYNGLDKSGEVSRYPSIEFMKVDLEKLLKAIEKIIASKGY from the coding sequence GTGGAAGTTACAAAACCCTGGATTGATGATAAGAAATATAAACAAGATAGATTGACAGAAGCTAAATATGAGGCTGAACTGGCTAAAAGATTCCTTGAAAACGGATTATTTAGAAATGCCGCAGGTAAAGCTTTTCAAGCTTGGAAGGCTTTATTGGCAGCTATTTCAGTTGACTATGTGCAAGAGCTTTCTAAATACTTTAAGGGAAAGAAAAGGATGAGGGATGGAAGAATAGTTAATTATGCTGAATGGATAATTGCGGTAATGCCGACAAGTAAGATGAGTAGTGTAGCCCAAATACTTGATAGTATAATAGGAAATGATATAGAAGCTTATACCGATATTGCAATTAAACTACATGAATTTCAATATAATGGATTAGATAAAAGTGGTGAAGTAAGCAGATATCCCTCAATAGAGTTTATGAAAGTGGACTTGGAAAAGCTTCTAAAGGCAATTGAAAAAATTATTGCTAGCAAAGGATACTGA
- a CDS encoding plastocyanin/azurin family copper-binding protein codes for MNRLFIILIVLAVVVAGVVSYAYYMVYLPQQYQQESANYYNQQLQNMGYYGQGMMGGGMMGGGGMYHMMGYYGGYEVMYESTVPISEAISMMRDVPSYAKVFPNNDSIIFTSKDITIVVLSMGHKRAVNLTGYTPPSYAQHNVFVIYGLINPTLIIPSGASVHVVLINLDAGDYHNIAITPVSPPYPYYVMMYIRMNVLGMSPLLPPANYNSGQAYEFSFTTTFSQPGTYYYLCEYPGHAEMGMYGEIVVM; via the coding sequence ATGAATCGGTTATTTATAATATTAATTGTATTAGCTGTTGTAGTTGCTGGTGTAGTTTCATATGCTTACTACATGGTTTATCTACCGCAGCAATATCAACAAGAGTCTGCAAACTACTATAATCAACAATTACAGAATATGGGATATTATGGGCAAGGAATGATGGGTGGAGGGATGATGGGAGGTGGAGGAATGTATCATATGATGGGATATTATGGAGGATATGAAGTGATGTATGAAAGTACAGTACCTATATCTGAGGCGATATCTATGATGAGAGATGTTCCTTCATATGCAAAGGTATTTCCTAATAACGATAGTATAATCTTTACATCAAAAGATATTACTATAGTGGTTTTATCAATGGGACATAAAAGGGCTGTAAACTTAACTGGTTATACTCCTCCTTCTTATGCTCAACATAATGTTTTCGTGATTTATGGTTTAATAAATCCCACATTGATAATACCTTCTGGTGCTTCAGTCCATGTCGTGTTAATAAATCTTGATGCGGGTGATTATCACAATATTGCGATAACTCCAGTTTCTCCTCCTTATCCATATTATGTCATGATGTATATAAGAATGAATGTATTGGGAATGAGTCCCTTATTACCTCCAGCGAATTATAACTCTGGACAGGCTTATGAGTTCAGTTTTACTACTACATTTTCTCAACCAGGAACTTACTACTATTTATGTGAATATCCAGGACATGCAGAAATGGGAATGTACGGTGAAATTGTAGTGATGTAA
- a CDS encoding Zn-ribbon domain-containing OB-fold protein produces the protein MKLEEIYAKYDEIIRKDSSLPYIKCKDCNYTFFYARHFCPKCGSRNIEVLKSSGIGKVFSWTKIYRKGETWIYGIVELEEGFRVYCNFTDNVKIGDKVKVKIVRNDKYYSILASRV, from the coding sequence ATGAAATTAGAGGAGATTTACGCAAAATATGATGAAATTATAAGAAAAGACTCTTCACTACCTTATATAAAGTGTAAGGACTGTAATTATACCTTCTTCTATGCTAGGCATTTTTGTCCCAAATGCGGTTCAAGGAATATTGAAGTTCTGAAGAGTTCCGGAATCGGTAAAGTGTTCTCGTGGACTAAGATATATAGGAAAGGTGAAACATGGATTTACGGGATTGTTGAACTTGAAGAGGGATTTAGAGTATACTGTAATTTCACCGATAACGTAAAGATAGGAGATAAAGTTAAGGTAAAAATAGTCCGTAACGATAAGTACTATAGTATATTAGCTAGTCGGGTTTGA
- a CDS encoding thiolase family protein has translation MIVGFASNLYKKYEGSAFEILADTLFSALDVAGLNKDEIDGLFLTVLPGTFDGYATLHFPTAQIAQYLGIKPKFTKVFDYGGASALSMIYHAYKAIKAGEGDTIACIVGGKASDLRGKGVTVDSVDKAYADVSITPFDRLFRGLNDLNPVSDYALVANRHKYLFGSTDEQRALIAVRQRFNAQNNDKAMFRDPLTVEQVLKSSIVAEPLRLLEIVYPIDGFHVFIVSKRSSKSNLRPIDVLAYGEAHWTVMPTELDDIIYTPAVQSAKDIFNLNKVDAFELYDSFTITVMLQVEDIGLAEKGKGGEFFEKHDTTYLGDIPINTGGGSLNTGQPAYMSGGVILEEALLQLNDMAKGHQVKDADTVFLNGIGGWNRAHSVSLVLGEEK, from the coding sequence ATGATAGTAGGTTTTGCAAGTAATTTGTACAAAAAATATGAAGGCTCTGCTTTCGAAATCCTCGCAGATACTCTCTTTTCAGCATTAGATGTTGCTGGATTAAACAAAGACGAAATAGACGGACTTTTCCTCACTGTACTACCGGGAACTTTTGATGGTTATGCTACACTTCACTTTCCTACAGCCCAAATAGCCCAATATCTCGGTATTAAACCCAAATTTACAAAGGTTTTTGATTACGGTGGTGCATCAGCTTTAAGTATGATATATCATGCATATAAAGCTATTAAGGCTGGAGAAGGAGATACGATTGCTTGCATAGTAGGAGGAAAGGCTTCTGATCTAAGAGGTAAGGGGGTTACTGTAGATTCGGTAGATAAAGCATATGCAGATGTAAGTATAACACCATTCGATAGGCTTTTCAGAGGTCTTAATGATTTAAATCCGGTATCTGATTATGCTTTAGTAGCTAATAGGCATAAGTATTTGTTCGGGAGTACTGATGAGCAGAGGGCATTAATAGCAGTAAGACAGAGGTTTAACGCACAAAATAACGATAAGGCTATGTTCAGAGACCCCCTCACAGTAGAACAAGTCCTTAAATCGTCTATTGTTGCAGAACCTTTAAGACTTCTGGAAATTGTTTACCCTATAGATGGCTTTCACGTATTTATAGTAAGTAAGAGGAGTTCTAAGTCTAACCTTAGACCGATAGATGTTTTAGCTTACGGAGAAGCTCACTGGACTGTAATGCCAACAGAGCTTGATGATATAATTTATACTCCAGCAGTTCAGAGTGCTAAGGATATATTTAATCTTAACAAAGTTGATGCATTCGAACTTTACGATTCCTTCACCATAACAGTAATGTTGCAAGTTGAAGATATTGGTTTAGCGGAGAAAGGAAAGGGAGGAGAATTCTTCGAAAAACATGATACAACATATCTTGGCGATATTCCAATAAATACTGGTGGAGGAAGCCTTAACACCGGGCAACCAGCATATATGAGCGGTGGAGTAATCTTGGAGGAAGCCTTACTCCAGTTGAATGACATGGCAAAAGGGCATCAGGTAAAAGATGCTGACACAGTTTTCTTAAACGGAATAGGCGGTTGGAATAGGGCTCATTCTGTTAGTTTAGTATTGGGTGAAGAAAAATGA
- a CDS encoding VapB-type antitoxin, whose product MGYVVKVDDRGRIKLPKNLANADSVIIINAGTFFIGIPIPKEPLAETSGIIETKLSIKELKEIAENDALGRHSK is encoded by the coding sequence ATGGGCTACGTTGTAAAAGTTGATGATAGAGGTCGAATAAAACTTCCTAAAAACCTAGCTAATGCCGACTCAGTAATAATTATTAATGCTGGAACTTTCTTCATTGGCATTCCTATTCCCAAGGAGCCTCTAGCTGAAACTTCTGGCATAATTGAAACCAAACTTAGTATTAAGGAGTTGAAAGAGATTGCTGAAAACGACGCATTAGGAAGGCACTCAAAATGA
- a CDS encoding Lrp/AsnC family transcriptional regulator — MDEIDLKILKILQKNAKYSLEDLSAELKIPKSTVAYRIKRLEALNIIKGYYAQIDPTALNLDYIVISLVRARYGKNYHTELGSKLASLPGVWGVYFVLGDIDFIVVGRYRNREEFVENYLEKLMSMPEIERSSTQVVVKIIKESPNMIIWW; from the coding sequence ATGGATGAGATAGATTTAAAAATTCTGAAAATACTTCAAAAAAATGCAAAATATTCATTAGAAGATTTAAGTGCTGAGTTGAAAATTCCTAAATCAACTGTAGCCTATAGAATTAAAAGATTGGAAGCTTTAAATATTATAAAAGGATATTATGCTCAAATAGATCCAACAGCATTAAATCTAGATTATATAGTAATAAGTTTAGTAAGAGCTAGATACGGTAAAAATTACCATACAGAACTAGGATCAAAGCTAGCTAGTCTACCTGGTGTATGGGGAGTTTATTTTGTACTAGGTGATATAGATTTTATTGTTGTAGGTAGATATAGAAATAGAGAAGAATTTGTAGAGAATTATCTAGAGAAACTAATGAGTATGCCAGAAATTGAAAGATCTAGTACTCAAGTTGTCGTTAAAATAATTAAAGAATCCCCCAACATGATTATTTGGTGGTAA